A window from Peromyscus eremicus chromosome 5, PerEre_H2_v1, whole genome shotgun sequence encodes these proteins:
- the Agrp gene encoding agouti-related protein: MLTVMLLSSALLLALPPTLGVQMGLAPLEGIRRPDQALFPEFPGLSLKGPKTTTADRTEEALLRKAEALAEVLDPQNRESRSPRRCVRLHESCLGQQVSCCDPCATCYCRFFNAFCYCRKLGTTTNLCSRT; encoded by the exons ATGCTGACTGTAATGCTGCTGAGTTCTGCCCTGCTGCTGGCACTGCCTCCCACGCTGGGGGTCCAGATGGGCTTGGCACCCCTGGAAGGCATCAGAAGGCCTGACCAGGCCCTGTTCCCAGAGTTCCCAG GTCTAAGTCTGAAAGGCCCGAAGACGACAACTGCAGACCGGACGGAAGAGGCTCTGCTCAGGAAGGCAGAAGCTCTGGCGGAG GTGCTAGATCCTCAGAATCGCGAGTCTCGTTCTCCGCGTCGCTGTGTAAGGCTGCACGAGTCCTGCCTGGGACAGCAAGTATCTTGCTGCGACCCGTGCGCCACGTGCTACTGCCGCTTCTTCAACGCCTTTTGCTACTGCCGCAAGCTGGGTACTACTACGAATCTCTGCAGCCGCACCTAA